Part of the Nothobranchius furzeri strain GRZ-AD chromosome 2, NfurGRZ-RIMD1, whole genome shotgun sequence genome, gtattCATTCATAGTTTTAATGCCTTCAGTTAGAATCGCCCAAtgcaaatggtcatgaaaataaagaaaacacgttGAATGAGAAGCTTTGTCCAAACACgagatttttttaaattcacattaatctacattttgttttgtcttttatcCTGTCCAGAACTTCCACAGAATCATGTCTGGGAAAACAAGATGGCTCTGACTGACCAGCGGCTCTCTAAACAGAAATGGACCTCCAGTTTAGACCAGAAGGAACCAGAACCTCCACTGATGAAAGAGGAACAACAAGAACTCCTTATCCATCAGCATGAAGGGCagtttcttctgaagcaggaagttGTTACCTTCATGGAGCCTTCTCCTTCTGAAGAAACAGACTGTcatgaaccagaaccaaacaAGAAGCAACTCTTGTGTCAGAGTACTACAGAAGCTGAGAACCAAGATCAGTGTGGATGCAGGAAAGAAAACTCAGAATCAAACAGCAATGAAGAACTGACACGTAATAAAATATGCCAATCCAAAGATCACAGAGACAGTGtagatgataaaaaacaaaaaaggcacAAGAGGGCTCACACAGGTaagaagccatattcatgtaaaacttgtggtaaatgttttagttacagtggtcacttgactacacacatgagaattcacacaggtgagaagccatattcatgtaaaacttgtggtaaatgttttagtgacagtagttccttgactacacacatgagaattcacacaggtgagaagccatattcatgtaaaacttgtggtaaatgttttagtgtcagtggtcacttgactacacacatgagaactcacacaggtaagaagccatatccatgtaaaacttgtggtaaatgttttagtgacagtagtaccttgactacacacatgagaactcacacaggtgagaagccatatccatgtaaaatttgtggtaaatgttttagtgtcagaggtaacttgactaaacacatgagaactcacacaggtgagaagccatatccatgtaaaagttGTAGTAAATGTTTCTCACAGAGTGCTGCTTTGATTTatcacatgagaattcacacaggtgagaagccatatccatgtaaaacttgtggtaaatgttttagtggcagtagttccttgactacacacatgagatctcacacaggtgagaagccatattcatgtaaaagtTGTAGTAAATGTTTCTCACAGAGTGCTGCTTTGATTTatcacatgagaattcacacaggtgagaagccatatccatgtaaaacttgtggtaaatgttttagtggcagtagttccttgactacacacatgagaactcacacaggtgagaagccatatccatgtaaaacttgtggtaaatgttttagtggcagtagttccttgactacacacatgagaactcacacaggtgagaagccatatccatgtaaaacttgtggtaaatgttttagtggcagtagttccttgactacacacatgagaactcacattagggctgcacgatattaggaaaacctgcgatattctataacagtgcttaatattgcgatatcgatattactcacgataaatgaacaaatactaaagtatgcagtgttgatgtcgtctggtgtGTGACGACTGCTCTGGgtttaaagcaaacaaaaactaatgcatgaattccattacaatatAACATTTTtagtgcaaaaatatgcagctgcagctgcacctgctactgtattagcagcaaaacaacaaactgcatgcatgcagtttctcagtggctttaaaacatcaccaccaccataaaactttttctgatgctccaaatacagaaaaccatcccttaccagggattttgagtaaataaaaaaaaagtcagaaaataagtttaaatgttaaataatagttaacatcacttaaatgcaacagcaaattctctcattgctactgaacattttctccacttatgtggttatgatataaggctgttgctgcaattggaaagtgaactgtgctgggccaaactagaagaatattaagattttctgagggaaagagaaatcaattgtctacctttcagaagaggaactggcaaaaaactacatggaaaaaatGTGAAaacgtttttaaccccaaattgaacaagtttacctagatcttaaaaagcagctcagatgatgaaactgcaactatgattctgataacaagctaacaaactgaacttgctcctctaagataaccggctagcagagcttctgactgacagtttatgtgcagcagcaaatcaacaatcctgattaacaag contains:
- the LOC129165487 gene encoding zinc finger protein ZFP2-like isoform X2, whose amino-acid sequence is MDSGESLMDFVNKQVATARKLITKVEEALAQFEEGLGDQRRLSDVSWEPQSRSHGAELPQNHVWENKMALTDQRLSKQKWTSSLDQKEPEPPLMKEEQQELLIHQHEGQFLLKQEVVTFMEPSPSEETDCHEPEPNKKQLLCQSTTEAENQDQCGCRKENSESNSNEELTRNKICQSKDHRDSVDDKKQKRHKRAHTGKKPYSCKTCGKCFSYSGHLTTHMRIHTGEKPYSCKTCGKCFSDSSSLTTHMRIHTGEKPYSCKTCGKCFSVSGHLTTHMRTHTGKKPYPCKTCGKCFSDSSTLTTHMRTHTGEKPYPCKICGKCFSVRGNLTKHMRTHTGEKPYPCKSCSKCFSQSAALIYHMRIHTGEKPYPCKTCGKCFSGSSSLTTHMRSHTGEKPYSCKSCSKCFSQSAALIYHMRIHTGEKPYPCKTCGKCFSGSSSLTTHMRTHTGEKPYPCKTCGKCFSGSSSLTTHMRTHTGEKPYPCKTCGKCFSGSSSLTTHMRTHIRAARY